A part of Pseudochaenichthys georgianus chromosome 23, fPseGeo1.2, whole genome shotgun sequence genomic DNA contains:
- the strap gene encoding serine-threonine kinase receptor-associated protein codes for MAMRQTPLTCSGHTRPVVDLAFSGITPYGYFLISACKDGKPMMRHGDTGDWIGTFLGHKGAVWGATLNTDATKAATAAADFTAKVWDAVSGDEVLTLAHKHIVKTVNFTKDSTCLLTGGNDKLLRLYDLINPEAAPQEIAGHTSAIKKALWCNDDKQILSAADDKTIRLWDRSSMEEVKQLKFDTAVSSMEYLADGEILVITYGKTIGFYNALSLDLIKTVDAPAPINSASLHPDKDFFVAGGEDFKLYKFDYGTKEELESYKGHFGPVHCVRFSPDGELYASGSEDGTLRLWQTAVGKTYGLWKCVLPEELGLENSEPLYTTPPEIKA; via the exons ATGGCGATGAGACAGACTCCCCTCACCTGCTCCGGTCACACCCGACCTGTGGTGGACCTAGCCTTTAGTGGAATCACTCCATATGGCTACTTCCTCATCAGCGCCTGCAAGG ATGGCAAGCCCATGATGCGCCATGGAGACACAGGGGACTGGATAGGAACGTTTCTGGGTCACAAAGGTGCTGTCTGGGGAGCCACTCTGAACACAGACGCCACCAAGGCTGCCACCGCGGCGGCTGACTTCACAGC AAAGGTGTGGGATGCAGTAAGTGGAGACGAGGTCctcacactggcacacaaacacatCGTCAAAACCGTCAACTTTACTAAG GACAGCACCTGTTTGCTGACTGGAGGAAACGACAAGCTTCTGCGCCTCTACGATCTTATCAACCCTGAAGCAG CCCCTCAAGAGATTGCAGGTCACACCTCAGCCATAAAAAAAGCCTTGTGGTGTAACGACGATAAGCAGATCCTCTCGGCAGCCGATGATAAAACCATAAG GCTGTGGGACAGGAGCTCCATGGAGGAGGTGAAACAGTTGAAGTTCGacacagcagtgagcagcatgGAGTATTTGGCTGATGGAGAGATTCTTGTGATCACATATGGAAAGACAATCGGTTTCTACAACGCTCTAAG CCTCGACCTGATCAAGACCGTTGACGCCCCGGCTCCCATCAACTCCGCCTCCCTCCACCCAGATAAAGACTTCTTTGTTGCCGGTGGAGAGGACTTCAAGCTCTACAAATTTGACTACGGCACCAAGGAAGAGCTGG AGTCCTATAAGGGTCATTTTGGTCCAGTGCACTGTGTCCGCTTCAGTCCAGATGGTGAGCTGTACGCCAGCGGATCTGAGGATGGCACGCTCCGACTGTGGCAGACAGCTGTGGGGAAAACCTATGGCCTGTGGAAGTGTGTCCTACCTG AGGAACTGGGGTTAGAGAACTCTGAGCCGCTGTACACTACCCCCCCTGAGATCAAAGCCTGA
- the tmpoa gene encoding thymopoietin a isoform X2, with the protein MSEYLDDPSVLTKEKLKTELAAHDVELPNGNPTKDVYVQLYLKHITANNKKHVTTSVDVFSSDEDLPPPVVSSRSRSSGRKATRKTDKVLPDEMDVTVLTDGGLMDELQKHGVNVGPIVASTRKLYERKLQKLLDEGPAQPPLPEVIVTETQVNHNGNSESDLYSDKEDEVIAEPVHVPEPEPEPVPVVERPVRSRGKTPVTTRTRSSQHHTVEKIAAGDQPQKVVETEVLKELFPNDVNSPTGITATCRRPIRGAAHRPLKSSDLWNGDENSIFSPKTTKTTSSFSSYTQSCTDSRVTSLPISTSSTSSFSSSRLLSVAPPAGHTKAAPRSMALWKKLFLLAVVAGFLFLVYQAMETNIINPFEASETEVASSGTA; encoded by the exons ATGTCGGAGTACCTGGACGACCCGTCCGTGCTCACAAAGGAAAAGCTGAAAACCGAGCTTGCGGCCCACGACGTGGAGCTCCCGAACGGCAACCCGACCAAGGACGTGTATGTGCAGCTTTATCTGAAGCACATTACCGCTAACAACAAGAAACATGTCACCACGTCTGTGGATGTCTTCTCCAGCGACGAGGATCTGCCTCCGCCCGTAGTCTCCAGCAGAAGTCGCTCCTCCGGCAGA AAAGCCACCAGGAAAACAGACAAGGTTTTGCCGGACGAGATGGACGTCACTGTGCTGACCGACGGCGGCCTGATGGACGAGTTGCAGAAGCACGGAGTGAACGTGGGGCCGATTGTGG CCTCCACCCGTAAGCTGTatgagaggaagctgcagaagCTTCTGGATGAGGGTCCTGCACAGCCACCGCTGCCAGAGGTCATCGTCACGGAGACACAAGTGAACCACAACGGCAACTCAGAGTCAGACCTGTACAGTGACAAGGAGGATG AAGTGATAGCAGAACCAGTACATGTGCCAGAACCTGAACCAGAACCAGTCCCAGTGGTGGAGAGACCGGTTCGGAGCAGAGGGAAGACGCCCGTCACCACCCGCACCCGCAGCAGCCAGCACCACACG GTGGAGAAGATTGCAGCAGGCGACCAACCACAGAAAGTGGTGGAGACTGAGGTTCTGAAGGAGCTGTTCCCCAATGATGTCAACAGTCCAACAGGAATCAC TGCCACCTGCCGACGACCCATCAGAGGCGCTGCCCACCGCCCATTGAAGTCCAGTGACCTGTGGAATGGTGATGAAAACAGCATCTTCTCGCCAAagaccaccaagacaaccagctcCTTCTCATCTTACACACAGAGCTGCACTGATAGCAGAGTCACCAGCTTGCCTATTTCCacttcctccacctcctctttctcctcctccaggCTTCTTTCTGTAGCTCCCCCTGCAGGCCATACCAAAGCAGCCCCCCGCAGCATGGCCCTGTGGAAGAAGCTGTTCTTGCTGGCCGTTGTTGCTGGTTTCCTGTTCTTGGTTTACCAAGCCATGGAGACCAACATCATCAACCCTTTTGAAGCCTCAGAAACCGAAGTGGCCAGTAGCGGCACAGCGTAG
- the tmpoa gene encoding thymopoietin a isoform X1 yields the protein MSEYLDDPSVLTKEKLKTELAAHDVELPNGNPTKDVYVQLYLKHITANNKKHVTTSVDVFSSDEDLPPPVVSSRSRSSGRKATRKTDKVLPDEMDVTVLTDGGLMDELQKHGVNVGPIVASTRKLYERKLQKLLDEGPAQPPLPEVIVTETQVNHNGNSESDLYSDKEDEVIAEPVHVPEPEPEPVPVVERPVRSRGKTPVTTRTRSSQHHTRDQLMDMEDDDDEDNVLQVKRRSRRPSQRMTVPEDLRPLSMDQIQVKSNRRVSQRLDSPVRAEPPPISSRPVQLKDKELVLLPKPCKGSPHKSVILLNTAWLEEPEPIITPLPGVRSQRPTARPSRPSSPLVQLVKVDPVTFSPMCKMSPIKRQECSKSLSDRFGSKPNGVSVARDECASPDVLLHGRRQQKITSFMSKYSPMKTLNSTSILSNDVLVRKVEKIAAGDQPQKVVETEVLKELFPNDVNSPTGITATCRRPIRGAAHRPLKSSDLWNGDENSIFSPKTTKTTSSFSSYTQSCTDSRVTSLPISTSSTSSFSSSRLLSVAPPAGHTKAAPRSMALWKKLFLLAVVAGFLFLVYQAMETNIINPFEASETEVASSGTA from the exons ATGTCGGAGTACCTGGACGACCCGTCCGTGCTCACAAAGGAAAAGCTGAAAACCGAGCTTGCGGCCCACGACGTGGAGCTCCCGAACGGCAACCCGACCAAGGACGTGTATGTGCAGCTTTATCTGAAGCACATTACCGCTAACAACAAGAAACATGTCACCACGTCTGTGGATGTCTTCTCCAGCGACGAGGATCTGCCTCCGCCCGTAGTCTCCAGCAGAAGTCGCTCCTCCGGCAGA AAAGCCACCAGGAAAACAGACAAGGTTTTGCCGGACGAGATGGACGTCACTGTGCTGACCGACGGCGGCCTGATGGACGAGTTGCAGAAGCACGGAGTGAACGTGGGGCCGATTGTGG CCTCCACCCGTAAGCTGTatgagaggaagctgcagaagCTTCTGGATGAGGGTCCTGCACAGCCACCGCTGCCAGAGGTCATCGTCACGGAGACACAAGTGAACCACAACGGCAACTCAGAGTCAGACCTGTACAGTGACAAGGAGGATG AAGTGATAGCAGAACCAGTACATGTGCCAGAACCTGAACCAGAACCAGTCCCAGTGGTGGAGAGACCGGTTCGGAGCAGAGGGAAGACGCCCGTCACCACCCGCACCCGCAGCAGCCAGCACCACACG AGAGACCAGTTGATGGATAtggaagatgatgatgatgaggataaTGTCCTGCAAGTTAAGCGCAGATCcaggaggccgtcccaaagaaTG ACAGTGCCTGAGGATCTCAGGCCTTTATCGATGGATCAGATCCAGGTAAAGTCTAACAGGAGGGTTAGCCAAAGACTGGACAGTCCAGTCCGGGCTGAACCTCCCCCTATCTCATCCAGACCAGTTCAG CTCAAAGACAAAGAACTTGTGCTACTTCCCAAACCCTGCAAGGGTTCACCTCACAAGTCAGTCATTCTGCTCAACACTGCTTGGTTAGAG GAACCTGAACCAATCATTACACCTTTACCAGGAGTAAGG AGTCAACGACCGACTGCCAGACCATCAAGACCTTCTTCCCCTCTGGTTCAGCTCGTCAAAGTGGACCCTGTGACTTTTAGCCCCATGTGTAAAATGTCACCCATAAAGAGACAAGAGTGCAGCAAGTCTCTGTCCGACCGGTTTGGATCGAAGCCCAATGGTGTCTCCGTAGCTAGG GACGAGTGCGCATCTCCAGATGTCCTGCTGCATGGAAGGAGGCAGCAGAAAATCACCAGCTTCATGTCCAAGTACAGCCCCATGAAGACGCTCAACAGCACATCCATACTGTCCAACGATGTGTTAGTGAGAAAG GTGGAGAAGATTGCAGCAGGCGACCAACCACAGAAAGTGGTGGAGACTGAGGTTCTGAAGGAGCTGTTCCCCAATGATGTCAACAGTCCAACAGGAATCAC TGCCACCTGCCGACGACCCATCAGAGGCGCTGCCCACCGCCCATTGAAGTCCAGTGACCTGTGGAATGGTGATGAAAACAGCATCTTCTCGCCAAagaccaccaagacaaccagctcCTTCTCATCTTACACACAGAGCTGCACTGATAGCAGAGTCACCAGCTTGCCTATTTCCacttcctccacctcctctttctcctcctccaggCTTCTTTCTGTAGCTCCCCCTGCAGGCCATACCAAAGCAGCCCCCCGCAGCATGGCCCTGTGGAAGAAGCTGTTCTTGCTGGCCGTTGTTGCTGGTTTCCTGTTCTTGGTTTACCAAGCCATGGAGACCAACATCATCAACCCTTTTGAAGCCTCAGAAACCGAAGTGGCCAGTAGCGGCACAGCGTAG